A genomic stretch from Ciona intestinalis unplaced genomic scaffold, KH HT000098.2, whole genome shotgun sequence includes:
- the LOC113474034 gene encoding furin-like isoform X2 has protein sequence MWYLAPSQDPNMGVVEAWKLGYTGKGVSVSILDDGIEHTHPDLHANYDASASYDMNDHDSDPMPRATWTNENRHGTRCAGEVAAVANNGVCSIGIAFDAKIGGIRMLDGDVTDIVEGLSLSHENNIIDIYSSSWGPDDDGKTVDGPAKLAYIALKQGVNKGRNGKGSIFVWASGNGGRYQDNCNCDGYASSIYTLSISSATEHGTIPWYSEACSSTFATTYSSGSWQHENIVTTDLNHGCTESHTGTSASAPLAAAICALVLESNPNLTWRDMQHIVVRTAKPDGLHTSGWIQNGAGRKVCNSFGYGLLDAHAMVQLARNWTTAPDQKQCNITVISAEESPKFLKSTRSLKVSFQVTSDCTVGQPVERLEHVQAELTLRNERRGDFTILLTSPMGTTSQLLEPRLYDSSSEGFTKWAFMTTHSWDEDPHGLWILEIRQGKSQNLGTLSLFNLVLYGTSESDWSQPPTFATTTEPTTNNATIYTETQTRV, from the exons ATGTGGTACCTG GCACCAAGCCAGGACCCGAACATGGGTGTGGTGGAAGCTTGGAAACTAGGCTACACTGGTAAGGGTGTGTCAGTGTCAATCTTGGATGATGGGATTGAACACACCCATCCAGATCTCCATGCAAACTAT GATGCATCTGCTTCATATGACATGAATGACCATGACAGCGATCCAATGCCACGGGCTACTTGGACTAATGAAAACAGACACGGGACTCGGTGTGCTGGTGAAGTAGCCGCTGTTGCCAACAATGGGGTGTGCTCTATTGGAATAGCTTTCGATGCAAAAATTGGAG GAATCCGGATGTTGGATGGAGATGTAACAGATATTGTGGAAGGACTTTCACTTTCACacgaaaataatataattgaTATTTATAGCTCTTCATGGGGTCCTGATGATGATGGAAAGACTGTTGATGGGCCAGCTAAATTGGCATATATTGCATTGAAACAGGGCGTGAACAAG GGGCGTAATGGTAAAGGTTCTATCTTTGTGTGGGCATCAGGCAACGGTGGAAGATACCAGGACAATTGTAACTGTGACGGTTACGCCAGCAGCATCTACACTTTATCTATAAGCAGTGCTACTGAACATGGCACTATTCCATGGTATTCAGAGGCATGCTCATCCACATTCGCTACTACATACAGCAGTGGTAGTTGGCAGCATGAAAATATT GTTACCACAGACCTGAACCATGGTTGCACGGAAAGCCACACTGGTACATCAGCTTCTGCACCGTTGGCTGCTGCAATTTGTGCACTTGTACTTGAATCAAA tCCCAATCTAACATGGAGAGACATGCAGCACATTGTGGTAAGAACGGCAAAACCTGATGGTTTACACACCAGTGGCTGGATACAAAATGGAGCCGGACGGAAAG TGTGCAACTCTTTTGGGTATGGTCTCCTGGATGCTCATGCTATGGTCCAGTTAGCAAGGAACTGGACCACTGCACCAGATCAAAAGCAGTGCAACATTACTGTCATCTCAGCTGAAGAAAGTCCAAAGTTCCTTAAATCTACCCGGTCACTAAAGGTTTCTTTTCAG GTAACAAGCGACTGTACAGTTGGGCAACCAGTTGAGAGACTAGAACACGTACAAGCTGAGTTAACACTGCGGAACGAACGCAGAGGCGACTTTACAATCCTGCTTACATCACCTATGGGTACTACTTCACAACTCTTGGAACCGAG ATTGTACGACAGCTCATCTGAAGGATTCACTAAATGGGCATTCATGACAACACACTCTTGGGATGAGGATCCTCATGGACTGTGGATACTGGAGATACGACAAGGCAAATCACAAAACTTAg GCACACTATCTTTATTCAATCTTGTATTGTATGGAACAAGTGAAAGTGACTGGTCACAACCCCCCACCTTTGCTACAACAACTGAACCTACAACAAATAACGCCACAATATATACTGAAACACAAACAAGAGTGTAA
- the LOC100183097 gene encoding lysophosphatidic acid phosphatase type 6-like: protein MFILDIEMRLRKVILIVRHGTRTPCFAGDTLDGRVFPTELTDLPESSVSTKRTGLGGIEPPFSTRDESYKNMKTLIGGECGFGQLTRKGATDQYNLGLKLRGNYGKGDSALVKPEYDPSDIIVRSTNIKRTVDSAKYILAGLYEGQKRNPTIPIYVTEDIEKNEGDIIETKIDFIIERTEHLIKDSKHLPGQNELARELTRLLKSKETNMYVMVDNLLTLDHLGIPLSIPDETWKRVKDWSFKISSLCTLGRKEERLELLPLLCGTLIDDFLHKLELPMDETPNMYLYSGHDATLMRILTALRIEIHSVPSPSSVVAIEIYQDDTNMQTYAKVLYNWMEQLIRGGKVSLITFKHFKDVLSPYRMSLKRFKSICDSKR from the exons ATGTTTATATTAG ATATAGAAATGCGACTCCGTAAAGTTATACTTATCGTTCGACATGGTACCAGAACACCTTGCTTTGCTGGAGATACTCTTGATGGAAGGGTGTTTCCCACAGAGCTTACAGATCTACCCGAAAGTTCTGTATCTACGAAAAGAACAGGTCTCGGTGGTATTGAACCCCCGTTTAGCACCAGAGACgaaagttacaaaaatatgaaGACTTTAATCGGTGGTGAATGTGGGTTCGGTCAACTAACGCGAAAGGGTGCGACTGACCAATACAACCTGGGCTTAAAATTAAGAGGGAACTACGGCAAGGGGGACAGCGCTTTGGTAAAGCCAGAGTATGACCCGTCGGATATCATTGTTCGTTCGACTAATATTAAAAGAACTGTGGATTCtgccaaatatattttagcag gTCTTTATGAAGGTCAGAAAAGGAACCCCACTATACCGATTTACGTGACTGAAGATATAGAAAAGAATGAAGGTGATATCATAGAAACGAAAATCGATTTTATTATTGAAAGAACAGAACATCTTATAAAAGATTCCAAGCATTTACCTGGACAAAATGAATTG GCCAGAGAGCTTACTCGGTTATTAAAATCCAAGGAGACGAACATGTACgttatggttgataatttattGACACTTGACCACCTGGGAATCCCTTTATCAATACCAGATGAAACTTGGAAAAGGGTTAAGGATTGGTCGTTCAAAATCAGCAGTTTGTGCACACTTGGGCGAAAGGAGGAAAG ATTGGAGCTTCTCCCTCTCTTATGCGGGACTCTAATTGACGATTTTCTCCACAAGTTAGAACTCCCAATGGATGAAACACCAAACATGTATTTATACTCTGGACACGATGCTACATTGATGAGAATCCTGACGGCACTTAGAATTGAAATTCATTCTGTCCCGTCCCCAAGCTCGGTTGTTGCTATTGAGATATATCAAGATGACACGAACATGCAAACTTACGCAAAAGTTTTGTACAATTGGATGGAACAATTAATACGGGGAGGAAAAGTCAGCCTTATaacgtttaaacattttaaagacGTACTTTCGCCATATCGTATGAGCCTCAAGcgttttaaatcaatttgcGATTCCAAAAGGTAA
- the LOC100180745 gene encoding zinc finger protein 595, with translation MRKTKDVRKLEDCVIGGNAIVVPYDQRFEKDEKDDPQYEADELPKGIHHGAHKDLTGKDTFQNQVNRDDISNRVSHSLNDAKSPKPLKLKFFICKECGKVFKRRYRLTNHIESIHRGKKKYHCDVCDFKTAYRLSLQQHKRLHTKEKPHICKYCDKPFTTGSMLIEHLRMHTNTKPHKCKWCSKRFTAKSNYNKHIQTAYEADELPKGIHHGAHKDLTGKDTFQNQVNRDDISNRVSHSLNDAKSPKPLKLKFFICKECGKVFKRRYRLTNHIESIHRGKKKYHCDVCDFKTAYRLSLQQHKRLHTKEKPHICKYCDKPFTTGSMLIEHLRMHTNTKPHKCKWCSKRFTAKSNYNKHIRIHSLERPFSCTECGKTFNHSTHRNRHMKSVHLTSDNHSKVICMICDKVLARKDHLVSHLKRVHYGMPTKFECDVCGKAYSRASDMRRHRRLMH, from the exons ATGAGAAAAACAAAAGACGTTCGAAAACTTGAGGATTGTGTAATAGGTGGGAATGCAATCGTAGTTCCGTATGACCAAAGGTTCGAAAAAGACGAGAAAGACGACCCGCAATATGAAGCGGATGAATTGCCTAAAGGTATACATCACGGTGCTCACAAAGATCTAACCG gtAAAGATACTTTTCAAAACCAAGTAAACCGTGACGACATTTCAAATAGAGTGTCACATTCTTTAAATGATGCAAAATCGCCAAAGCCTTTGAAGTTAAAGTTTTTCATCTGTAAGGAATGCGGTAAAGTGTTTAAAAGGAGATACAGACTTACTAATCACATTGAGAGCATTCACAGAGGGAAGAAGAAGTATCACTGTGACGTATGTGATTTTAAAACCGCCTACAGGCTCTCGTTGCAACAGCATAAGCGACTGCACACAAAAGAGAAGCCACACATTTGCAAGTACTGTGATAAACCGTTCACTACTGGCTCCATGCTAATTGAGCATCTACGCATGCATACCAACACGAAACCGCATAAGTGTAAGTGGTGTTCGAAACGTTTTACTGCAAAATCAAACTACAACAAACATATTC AGACCGCATATGAAGCGGATGAATTGCCTAAAGGTATACATCACGGTGCTCACAAAGATCTAACCG gtAAAGATACTTTTCAAAACCAAGTAAACCGTGACGACATTTCAAATAGAGTGTCACATTCTTTAAATGATGCAAAATCGCCAAAGCCTTTGAAGTTAAAGTTTTTCATCTGTAAGGAATGCGGTAAAGTGTTTAAAAGGAGATACAGACTTACTAATCACATTGAGAGCATTCACAGAGGGAAGAAGAAGTATCACTGTGACGTATGTGATTTTAAAACCGCCTACAGGCTCTCGTTGCAACAGCATAAGCGACTGCACACAAAAGAGAAGCCACACATTTGCAAGTACTGTGATAAACCGTTCACTACTGGCTCCATGCTAATTGAGCATCTACGCATGCATACCAACACGAAACCGCATAAGTGTAAGTGGTGTTCGAAACGTTTTACTGCAAAATCAAACTACAACAAACATATTCGCATACACTCGCTTGAAAGGCCATTTAGTTGCACTGAGTGTGGCAAAACGTTTAACCACTCTACGCACAGAAACAGGCACATGAAGAGCGTGCATTTAACCAGTGATAATCATTCAAAAGTGATTTGTATGATATGCGATAAAGTGTTGGCTCGAAAAGACCACCTTGTAAGCCACCTAAAACGTGTTCATTACGGCATGCCGACGAAGTTCGAATGTGATGTTTGTGGAAAAGCTTACTCTAGGGCGAGTGACATGCGCCGGCATCGACGGTTGATGCATTGA
- the LOC113474034 gene encoding furin-like isoform X1: MGFCKSITQCLKAGPLFVVFLIVCCRSNATNTKSDVYLNEWAVEIYGGNDVADEVAAAHGFVNHGLIIKSKDFYRFSHPKLKKRSLDSSYEHLQNLLTNKKVTWAKQQNAKRRVKRDLDFDPNTGPNDPKWSRMWYLAPSQDPNMGVVEAWKLGYTGKGVSVSILDDGIEHTHPDLHANYDASASYDMNDHDSDPMPRATWTNENRHGTRCAGEVAAVANNGVCSIGIAFDAKIGGIRMLDGDVTDIVEGLSLSHENNIIDIYSSSWGPDDDGKTVDGPAKLAYIALKQGVNKGRNGKGSIFVWASGNGGRYQDNCNCDGYASSIYTLSISSATEHGTIPWYSEACSSTFATTYSSGSWQHENIVTTDLNHGCTESHTGTSASAPLAAAICALVLESNPNLTWRDMQHIVVRTAKPDGLHTSGWIQNGAGRKVCNSFGYGLLDAHAMVQLARNWTTAPDQKQCNITVISAEESPKFLKSTRSLKVSFQVTSDCTVGQPVERLEHVQAELTLRNERRGDFTILLTSPMGTTSQLLEPRLYDSSSEGFTKWAFMTTHSWDEDPHGLWILEIRQGKSQNLGTLSLFNLVLYGTSESDWSQPPTFATTTEPTTNNATIYTETQTRV; the protein is encoded by the exons ATGGGGTTTTGCAAGTCTATTACCCAGTGTTTAAAAGCAGGTCCATTATTTGTGGTTTTTCTCATCGTATGCTGTAGAAGCAATGCCACAAACACAAAGTCAGATgtgtatttaaatgaatgggCTGTTGAGATATATGGTGGGAATGATGTGGCTGATGAAGTTGCAGCTGCACATGGCTTCGTTAACCATGGACTG aTAATAAAGAGCAAAGATTTTTATCGCTTTTCTCATCCAAAGTTAAAGAAAAGATCATTGGATTCTTCATATGAACATCTTCAAAATCTTcttacaaataaaaag GTGACATGGGCAAAGCAACAGAATGCAAAGAGGCGTGTAAAGCGAGATCTTGACTTCGATCCAAATACTGGTCCAAATGATCCTAAGTGGTCTCGGATGTGGTACCTG GCACCAAGCCAGGACCCGAACATGGGTGTGGTGGAAGCTTGGAAACTAGGCTACACTGGTAAGGGTGTGTCAGTGTCAATCTTGGATGATGGGATTGAACACACCCATCCAGATCTCCATGCAAACTAT GATGCATCTGCTTCATATGACATGAATGACCATGACAGCGATCCAATGCCACGGGCTACTTGGACTAATGAAAACAGACACGGGACTCGGTGTGCTGGTGAAGTAGCCGCTGTTGCCAACAATGGGGTGTGCTCTATTGGAATAGCTTTCGATGCAAAAATTGGAG GAATCCGGATGTTGGATGGAGATGTAACAGATATTGTGGAAGGACTTTCACTTTCACacgaaaataatataattgaTATTTATAGCTCTTCATGGGGTCCTGATGATGATGGAAAGACTGTTGATGGGCCAGCTAAATTGGCATATATTGCATTGAAACAGGGCGTGAACAAG GGGCGTAATGGTAAAGGTTCTATCTTTGTGTGGGCATCAGGCAACGGTGGAAGATACCAGGACAATTGTAACTGTGACGGTTACGCCAGCAGCATCTACACTTTATCTATAAGCAGTGCTACTGAACATGGCACTATTCCATGGTATTCAGAGGCATGCTCATCCACATTCGCTACTACATACAGCAGTGGTAGTTGGCAGCATGAAAATATT GTTACCACAGACCTGAACCATGGTTGCACGGAAAGCCACACTGGTACATCAGCTTCTGCACCGTTGGCTGCTGCAATTTGTGCACTTGTACTTGAATCAAA tCCCAATCTAACATGGAGAGACATGCAGCACATTGTGGTAAGAACGGCAAAACCTGATGGTTTACACACCAGTGGCTGGATACAAAATGGAGCCGGACGGAAAG TGTGCAACTCTTTTGGGTATGGTCTCCTGGATGCTCATGCTATGGTCCAGTTAGCAAGGAACTGGACCACTGCACCAGATCAAAAGCAGTGCAACATTACTGTCATCTCAGCTGAAGAAAGTCCAAAGTTCCTTAAATCTACCCGGTCACTAAAGGTTTCTTTTCAG GTAACAAGCGACTGTACAGTTGGGCAACCAGTTGAGAGACTAGAACACGTACAAGCTGAGTTAACACTGCGGAACGAACGCAGAGGCGACTTTACAATCCTGCTTACATCACCTATGGGTACTACTTCACAACTCTTGGAACCGAG ATTGTACGACAGCTCATCTGAAGGATTCACTAAATGGGCATTCATGACAACACACTCTTGGGATGAGGATCCTCATGGACTGTGGATACTGGAGATACGACAAGGCAAATCACAAAACTTAg GCACACTATCTTTATTCAATCTTGTATTGTATGGAACAAGTGAAAGTGACTGGTCACAACCCCCCACCTTTGCTACAACAACTGAACCTACAACAAATAACGCCACAATATATACTGAAACACAAACAAGAGTGTAA
- the LOC100175968 gene encoding furin-like isoform X3 codes for MNFSLLRTWNLNIHNSIIRTLKTGPLYVVLLILCCRSNATNTKPDVYLNEWAVEIYGGNDVADEVAAAHGFVNHGLIMKSKDFYRFSHPKLKKRSLDSSYEHHQNLLTNEKVTWAEQQRSKRRVKRDLIDFDPNTGPNDPEWSQMWYLVPTTIPSMRVVEAWNEGYSGKDVSVTILDDGIEHSHPDLHANYDPLASSDINSHDDDPAPRLNPSNENRHGTRCAGEVAAVANNGVCAIGIAFNAKIGGVRMLDGEVTDAVESASIGLRPEHVDIYSASWGPDDDGKTVDGPAKMAKLAFEHGVNQGREGKGSIFVWASGNGGRHQDNCNCDGYTDSIYTLSISSTTQRGTRPWYSEACSSTLAATYSSGRSGDKQIITTDLRHGCTNTHTGTSASAPLAAGICALALEANPNLTWRDMQHLVVRTAKPDGLSVDDWQQNGVGKRVSHAFGYGLMDAYGMVTLARNWTNVPQQNRCNISVISPEETPRILRSTEPLRVNVEVLVGCPNGEAVERLEHVQAELTLRNERRGDLTILLTSPMGTTSQLLEPRRNDISARGFTKWAFMTTHSWDEDPRGTWTLEIRDRNQRPVSGVFRPGAPPIEHYEGTLSLFNLVLYGTSERDWQHSTAPVSSSSTTTTTTLEAPVEGSTTLPPPTTIKTTTTTIAAQGLRNCKTPLSSGKGCTVMCLFLAFLLHRLLSDDDDHDAPNDVFDTKL; via the exons ATGAACTTTTCATTACTCCGGACATGGAATCTTAATATTCACAACTCTATAATAAGGACTTTGAAAACTGGGCCACTGTATGTGGTTCTTCTCATCTTATGCTGTAGAAGCAATGCCACAAACACAAAGCCAGATgtgtatttaaatgaatgggCTGTTGAGATATATGGTGGGAATGATGTGGCTGATGAAGTTGCAGCTGCACATGGCTTCGTTAACCATGGACTG ATAATGAAGAGCAAAGATTTTTATCGCTTCTCTCAtccaaagttaaaaaagagaTCGTTGGATTCTTCGTATGAACATCATCAAAATCTTCTAACAAATGAAAAG gtgacgTGGGCAGAGCAACAACGTTCGAAGCGGCGTGTAAAACGAGATCTTATCGATTTCGATCCGAATACTGGTCCAAATGACCCCGAATGGTCCCAGATGTGGTACCTG GTGCCAACAACGATACCTAGCATGAGAGTGGTGGAAGCTTGGAATGAAGGATACAGCGGCAAGGATGTATCAGTGACCATCTTGGACGACGGGATCGAACATAGTCACCCAGATCTTCATGCAAACTAC GACCCGTTAGCGTCAAGTGACATCAACAGCCACGATGACGACCCGGCCCCGCGGCTCAATCCATCTAATGAAAACAGACACGGGACTCGGTGTGCTGGTGAAGTAGCCGCTGTTGCCAACAATGGGGTGTGCGCTATTGGAATAGCTTTTAATGCGAAAATCGGAG gGGTTCGCATGTTGGACGGTGAGGTAACCGATGCGGTGGAATCCGCATCAATCGGGTTAAGACCGGAACACGTCGATATTTACAGCGCCTCGTGGGGTCCTGACGACGACGGCAAGACCGTGGATGGTCCAGCTAAAATGGCGAAGTTGGCATTCGAACATGGTGTAAATCAG GGCCGAGAAGGTAAAGGTTCTATCTTTGTGTGGGCATCGGGCAACGGTGGAAGACACCAGGACAACTGTAACTGCGATGGTTACACGGATAGTATCTACACCTTATCTATAAGCAGCACTACTCAAAGAGGCACAAGACCTTGGTATTCAGAGGCATGCTCCTCCACATTAGCTGCGACATACAGCAGTGGTCGTTCTGGTGACAAACAAATC ATAACAACGGATCTCCGGCACGGATGCACGAACACTCACACCGGTACATCCGCCTCCGCCCCTCTGGCTGCAGGAATATGCGCACTTGCGCTTGAAGCGAA TCCAAATTTAACATGGAGAGATATGCAGCATCTGGTTGTAAGAACTGCTAAACCTGATGGTTTAAGTGTGGATGACTGGCAGCAGAATGGAGTTGGAAAGAGAG TGAGCCACGCTTTCGGTTATGGCCTAATGGACGCTTACGGCATGGTGACGTTAGCAAGGAATTGGACTAATGTTCCACAACAAAACCGTTGCAACATATCAGTCATCTCACCTGAAGAAACACCAAGGATCCTGAGATCTACTGAACCACTTCGAGTAAATGTTGAG GTGCTTGTCGGTTGCCCGAATGGCGAGGCAGTTGAGAGACTGGAACACGTACAAGCCGAGTTAACACTGCGGAACGAACGCAGAGGCGACCTTACAATCCTGCTTACATCACCTATGGGTACTACCTCACAACTCTTGGAACCGAG ACGGAATGATATCTCTGCTAGAGGATTCACTAAATGGGCTTTTATGACAACACACTCGTGGGACGAAGACCCGCGTGGTACTTGGACACTGGAGATACGTGACCGCAATCAACGACCAGTATCAGGTGTGTTTCGACCGGGAGCGCCCCCTATTGAGCACTACGAAG GCACATTGTCCTTATTCAACCTTGTACTGTATGGAACCAGTGAACGCGACTGGCAACATTCAACAGCACCAGTATCATCatcatcaacaacaacaacaaccactcTTGAAGCTCCG GTTGAAGGCTCGACGACCCTCCCACCACC